A genomic region of Lachnoclostridium edouardi contains the following coding sequences:
- a CDS encoding AlwI family type II restriction endonuclease has translation MPYENIPYKSYCWSLGTTSYRTKNFNQNIERQLVLLSDFWAREDIKGRKWKKDNETQAKYYDFMAEEGFLTGAAKNKPKDAREKTSGLVDIGLIDENRKLTPVGEKLMAISQKGDFSPDNALWLPKDSFIYLKQLLKTGSKIKGSDVRPFIVFLYLLNKVEYLSMDEYTYLLPLCVNRQITENMVDYIKTRHIEGKKDQSDIDEKILEVLMSMDNYQKGLKLLLENEVSSQKEKQKESEELIRTIGFNRKSRSYDKAYYPLYIALHKLYREKDWSQAEKVYECTKKLQSKVGGGWRKMLFSSKSVKAIAKEPRKYLNKTEFDQAEDERSFKITFYRCFHLFKAKSNLSDYLDLNRRYIKNTDTVLFEDGIVKLDIVPRQFFDSCIERLYEDAYTKCDFLPEDCSLEEIHPCLLIDEAAIIRGINRELRVSVSTMEEARNVLEDERYKRLQHLIDTQFTDERLIRLLTLFEKREDGEISRMVTDNADIPTIFEYILGIIWYKVSQRKGKILDYMKLSLEADLLPKTHAAGGEADIVYEYEETEIYPRHTLLLEATLANWTAQRIMEMEPVSRHLGQHLLKTGNHSSYCLFTSNRLNINVMADFRCRRYMQYFDTSDHGKSIEGMKIIPLETTELKQIIKNHLTYRQLYPLFEQAYRSEKKLPQWYEEEIIDRLLQA, from the coding sequence ATGCCATATGAAAATATTCCGTATAAAAGCTATTGCTGGAGTTTAGGGACTACCAGCTACAGGACAAAAAATTTTAACCAGAATATTGAAAGGCAGCTTGTTCTCCTTTCTGATTTCTGGGCCAGAGAAGATATAAAAGGAAGAAAGTGGAAGAAGGACAATGAGACCCAGGCAAAATATTATGATTTTATGGCTGAAGAGGGGTTTCTGACCGGGGCTGCTAAAAATAAACCTAAGGATGCAAGAGAGAAAACCTCAGGTCTGGTGGACATTGGGCTAATAGATGAAAACAGAAAGCTGACTCCTGTAGGAGAAAAATTAATGGCTATCAGCCAAAAAGGAGATTTTTCTCCTGACAATGCCTTATGGCTGCCAAAAGACAGCTTTATATATTTAAAGCAGCTGCTGAAAACAGGAAGTAAAATAAAGGGAAGTGATGTTAGACCTTTTATAGTTTTCCTTTATCTTCTCAATAAAGTAGAGTATCTGTCTATGGACGAGTACACTTATCTTTTGCCTTTATGCGTAAACAGACAGATTACAGAGAATATGGTAGATTATATTAAAACCAGACACATAGAGGGAAAAAAAGATCAGTCGGATATAGACGAGAAAATTTTAGAAGTGCTTATGTCAATGGACAATTACCAAAAGGGGCTTAAACTGCTTTTGGAAAATGAGGTCAGCAGCCAGAAGGAGAAGCAGAAGGAATCAGAGGAATTAATTCGTACTATAGGGTTTAACAGAAAAAGCCGTTCCTATGATAAGGCGTATTATCCCTTATACATAGCTCTCCACAAATTATACAGAGAAAAGGACTGGAGCCAGGCGGAAAAAGTATATGAATGTACAAAAAAGCTGCAGAGTAAAGTAGGAGGCGGCTGGAGAAAGATGCTATTTTCCAGTAAATCTGTAAAAGCTATTGCCAAAGAGCCCAGGAAATATTTAAATAAAACAGAATTTGACCAGGCAGAGGATGAAAGGAGCTTTAAAATAACCTTTTACAGGTGTTTTCATTTATTTAAGGCCAAATCTAACTTGTCAGATTATTTAGATTTAAACCGCAGGTATATTAAAAATACAGATACTGTGCTGTTTGAGGACGGAATTGTAAAGCTGGATATTGTGCCAAGGCAGTTTTTTGACAGCTGTATAGAAAGACTGTATGAGGATGCTTATACAAAGTGTGATTTTCTGCCTGAGGACTGCAGTCTGGAGGAAATTCACCCATGTCTTCTTATTGATGAGGCTGCCATAATCCGGGGAATTAACAGAGAACTTAGAGTCAGTGTTTCCACAATGGAGGAAGCCAGAAATGTGCTGGAGGATGAAAGATATAAAAGGCTGCAGCATTTAATAGACACTCAATTTACAGATGAAAGGCTGATTCGGCTTCTCACCTTATTTGAAAAAAGGGAGGATGGAGAAATCAGCCGCATGGTTACAGACAACGCAGACATTCCTACGATTTTTGAGTATATTCTGGGAATTATCTGGTACAAGGTAAGCCAGAGAAAGGGGAAAATACTGGATTATATGAAGCTTTCCCTGGAAGCAGATCTGCTTCCTAAAACTCACGCTGCCGGTGGGGAAGCGGATATTGTGTACGAATATGAGGAGACAGAAATTTATCCCCGCCACACTTTACTTTTAGAGGCTACTTTGGCCAACTGGACTGCTCAGAGAATTATGGAAATGGAGCCGGTTTCCAGACATTTAGGACAGCATTTACTGAAAACGGGAAACCACAGTTCTTACTGTCTGTTTACCAGCAACCGGCTGAATATTAATGTAATGGCGGATTTCCGCTGCCGCCGCTACATGCAGTATTTTGATACCAGCGACCACGGCAAGTCTATAGAAGGAATGAAAATTATTCCTCTGGAAACTACAGAGCTGAAACAGATTATTAAAAATCATCTTACATACAGGCAGCTTTATCCTTTATTTGAGCAGGCCTACAGATCTGAGAAAAAACTGCCTCAGTGGTATGAGGAAGAGATTATTGACCGTCTTTTACAAGCCTGA
- a CDS encoding polysaccharide deacetylase family protein: MKHRFSENALFWMTLFLLVIGAFTNFYQQGKLAASVSSFHIFSSSRTELLEENLPASQAPSPRIYITLSASDSGAQLNQLLTSLSDSNIKITISVNSSWMKAFPQQAEWIQSMGHDIRLVKDGQ; this comes from the coding sequence ATGAAACACCGTTTTTCTGAAAATGCTTTGTTCTGGATGACCTTATTTCTTCTGGTAATCGGAGCATTTACTAACTTTTACCAGCAGGGGAAGCTGGCCGCTTCCGTCAGCTCCTTCCATATTTTTTCTTCTTCCCGGACAGAGCTTTTAGAAGAAAATCTTCCTGCCAGTCAGGCCCCTTCCCCTCGCATATACATTACTTTGTCCGCCTCTGACAGCGGCGCCCAGTTAAATCAGCTGCTTACCTCCCTGTCAGACAGCAATATAAAGATAACTATATCTGTAAACTCCTCATGGATGAAAGCATTTCCTCAGCAGGCTGAGTGGATTCAGTCCATGGGGCATGATATCAGGCTTGTAAAAGACGGTCAATAA
- a CDS encoding ABC transporter ATP-binding protein: MDLLEVKNVSKTYGNGEAAVQALKSAAFSVPKGEFVAIVGESGSGKSTLLNMVGALDTPTSGQVFIDGRDIFSMKEPNLTIFRRKNIGFIFQSFNLIPELTVEQNIIFPVLLDYQKPNQKYLEELLAVLNLKERRHHLPSQLSGGQQQRVAIGRALITRPALILADEPTGNLDTQNTSEVITLLKEASRKYEQTIVMITHSRSIAQTADRMLQVSDGVLTDLGRWRE; the protein is encoded by the coding sequence ATGGATTTATTAGAAGTGAAAAATGTTTCTAAAACCTATGGGAATGGCGAGGCGGCCGTTCAGGCCCTAAAAAGCGCTGCCTTCTCTGTCCCCAAAGGTGAATTTGTGGCTATTGTTGGAGAATCCGGTTCTGGAAAAAGTACGCTTCTGAATATGGTGGGAGCTCTGGATACGCCTACCTCCGGCCAGGTGTTTATTGACGGAAGGGACATTTTTTCCATGAAAGAACCTAATCTGACAATCTTCCGCCGCAAAAATATTGGCTTTATTTTTCAGAGTTTTAACCTGATACCAGAATTAACCGTGGAGCAGAACATTATTTTTCCTGTATTGCTGGACTATCAGAAACCTAACCAAAAGTATCTGGAGGAGCTGCTTGCTGTTCTTAATCTGAAGGAACGCCGCCACCATCTCCCCAGCCAGCTGTCCGGCGGACAGCAGCAGCGTGTGGCAATTGGACGGGCTCTGATTACCCGTCCGGCGCTGATTCTTGCCGACGAGCCCACAGGAAATCTTGATACGCAAAATACAAGCGAAGTTATTACATTGCTGAAAGAGGCGTCCAGAAAATATGAACAAACCATTGTAATGATTACCCACAGCAGAAGCATCGCACAGACAGCCGACCGGATGTTGCAGGTATCCGACGGGGTTCTGACCGATTTGGGGAGGTGGCGCGAATGA
- a CDS encoding response regulator transcription factor: MKRILFVEDDLSLINGLSFAVKKQGYEIDVARTKLEAEGLWPKGKYDLAILDVSLPDGSGYDLCREIRRTSKMPVMFLTAADEETNIIMGLDIGGDDYITKPFKLAVFLSRLNALLRRSENFSQRETELNSNGIRVRLLQGEVYKNGLPVVLTASEYKLLRLFMENPDIVLSPEQILSKLWDCNENYIDSNALTVYIRRLRTKIEDNPANPQNIVTVRRMGYKWNTGN, translated from the coding sequence ATGAAGCGTATTCTCTTTGTTGAAGATGATTTAAGTTTAATTAATGGTTTATCCTTTGCGGTGAAAAAGCAAGGATATGAAATTGATGTTGCCCGGACGAAGCTGGAAGCGGAAGGGCTATGGCCCAAGGGCAAATATGATCTGGCTATATTGGACGTATCACTTCCAGACGGTTCCGGCTATGACTTATGCAGGGAAATCCGCAGAACCTCAAAAATGCCGGTTATGTTTTTAACTGCAGCTGATGAAGAAACTAATATTATTATGGGGCTTGATATAGGCGGCGACGATTATATTACAAAGCCTTTTAAGCTGGCAGTATTCCTTTCCAGACTAAATGCGCTTTTACGGAGAAGTGAGAATTTTAGTCAAAGGGAAACAGAGTTAAATTCCAATGGCATAAGGGTACGGCTGTTACAGGGGGAGGTTTACAAAAATGGACTGCCTGTTGTTCTGACAGCCAGCGAATATAAGCTGCTGCGCCTTTTCATGGAAAATCCGGATATTGTTCTTTCGCCAGAACAGATTTTAAGTAAACTGTGGGACTGCAATGAAAATTACATTGACAGCAACGCCCTTACCGTCTATATCCGCAGATTGCGCACTAAAATTGAAGATAACCCGGCTAATCCGCAAAATATCGTAACTGTCCGGCGTATGGGCTACAAGTGGAATACTGGGAATTGA
- the lepB gene encoding signal peptidase I, which translates to MKNKFSLHEEIVSWIKIILTAAVIAYMLNNFVIANSRVPTSSMESTIMAHDRVIGSRLSYKFGDPQRGDIAIFLWPDAPEGEKIYYVKRIIGMPGDTIDIIGSNVYLNGSDTPLDEPYLNEPMDPEEVPLHFEVPEDSYFMMGDNRNYSSDARRWKNHYVSRDAMIAKVIFRYFPGFKMLK; encoded by the coding sequence ATGAAAAACAAGTTTTCTTTGCATGAAGAGATTGTCAGCTGGATTAAGATTATTCTGACTGCTGCAGTGATCGCCTACATGCTGAACAATTTTGTAATAGCAAACAGTCGTGTTCCCACCAGTTCTATGGAATCTACGATTATGGCCCATGACCGTGTAATCGGTTCTAGGCTTTCCTATAAGTTTGGAGACCCTCAACGGGGAGATATTGCCATTTTCCTGTGGCCTGACGCGCCGGAGGGCGAGAAAATATATTATGTAAAAAGAATTATTGGTATGCCTGGAGATACTATTGATATTATAGGCTCTAATGTCTACTTAAACGGCTCCGATACGCCTTTAGACGAGCCTTATTTAAACGAGCCAATGGACCCTGAGGAGGTTCCCCTTCATTTTGAAGTTCCGGAGGACTCTTACTTTATGATGGGCGACAACAGAAATTATTCCTCTGACGCTAGAAGATGGAAAAACCACTATGTTTCCAGAGACGCCATGATTGCCAAGGTAATATTCCGGTATTTCCCCGGATTTAAAATGTTAAAATAG
- a CDS encoding DUF3810 domain-containing protein: MKIQEKKTYIAGGVLAGLSFAGQVGARSLSGFGNWYAENIYPVLVSTVGRLSGLLPFSLSEIGIYILIVLWVGYGILHIKHPGKIISKTFLLITGIFFLYTFHCGINYYRIPFSQYIDLQIRPSSKEELYELCEELTDQVNQFKESAGVRLTEGEYAALGREAMGNLGDQYSALNGFYPRPKPVMISQILSIQQLAGIYSPFTIEANYNQDMTPYNIPHTICHELSHLRGFMREDEANFIGYLACIGSDSEIYQYSGYLSGWIYATNALASVDIDGFRELYSRLDSKIVEDIYANNAFWESYEGKIAEAADKINDTYLKANHQTDGVKSYGRVVDLMLAFRRSRLEKEGGTAARK, from the coding sequence ATGAAAATACAGGAAAAGAAAACATACATAGCAGGGGGCGTTCTGGCAGGACTGTCCTTTGCTGGGCAAGTAGGGGCCAGAAGTCTTTCCGGGTTTGGAAATTGGTATGCGGAAAATATTTATCCTGTTTTAGTTTCTACTGTAGGGCGTTTAAGCGGCCTGCTTCCTTTTTCCCTTTCAGAAATCGGTATTTATATTTTGATTGTACTGTGGGTAGGCTATGGGATTTTACATATTAAACATCCGGGAAAAATTATCTCTAAAACATTTCTTTTAATTACCGGCATATTCTTTCTGTATACCTTTCATTGCGGAATTAATTACTACAGAATCCCATTTTCCCAGTACATAGATCTTCAAATCAGGCCCTCGTCAAAGGAAGAGCTATATGAGCTTTGCGAAGAGCTGACGGATCAGGTAAATCAATTTAAGGAAAGCGCTGGGGTAAGGCTGACAGAAGGGGAGTATGCTGCCTTAGGAAGGGAAGCTATGGGAAATTTGGGAGATCAATATTCTGCATTAAACGGTTTTTACCCCAGACCTAAGCCGGTGATGATTTCACAAATTCTTTCTATCCAGCAGTTAGCAGGTATTTATTCCCCGTTTACAATAGAAGCAAATTATAATCAGGATATGACGCCATATAATATTCCCCACACAATCTGCCACGAGCTGTCCCATTTAAGGGGATTTATGAGAGAGGATGAAGCTAATTTTATAGGCTATTTGGCATGTATTGGGTCTGACAGTGAAATATATCAGTACAGCGGATATTTATCCGGTTGGATTTATGCCACCAATGCCCTGGCCTCTGTGGACATAGACGGATTTAGAGAGCTGTACAGCCGTCTGGATTCAAAAATTGTGGAGGATATTTATGCAAATAATGCTTTTTGGGAAAGCTATGAGGGGAAGATTGCGGAGGCTGCAGATAAAATTAATGATACATATCTAAAAGCCAACCATCAGACAGATGGAGTAAAAAGCTACGGCCGGGTAGTAGACTTAATGCTGGCTTTCAGAAGAAGCCGGCTGGAGAAAGAGGGGGGAACTGCCGCAAGAAAATAA
- the glgB gene encoding 1,4-alpha-glucan branching protein GlgB — protein MDKKLYDLMDWAGIEEMVYSEARHPENLLGRHVLEEGVLIQAFIPTAEAVAVKILSTGKVYPMSLADDEGFFAALLPKKTTAAYTLQITYDNGSQEEVYDPYSFPSQFTDSDLKKFASGIHYQIYEKMGAHPMTIDKVEGVLFVVWAPCAMRVSVVGDFNLWDGRRHQMKLHEGSGVYELFIPGLKEGDIYKYEIKKMNGDPVLKADPYANYAELRPNTASVVWNIGKYQWNDKEWMAERAKKDSKKKPMSIYELHLGSWKRKEHLLDRDGLEITGSEFYNYREIAKDLAAYVKEMGYTHIELMPVMEHPLDASWGYQVSGYYAPTSRYGTPDDFMYFMDYMHSQGIGVILDWVPAHFPRDAWGMAAFDGTCVYEHKDPRQGSHPHWGTLIYNYGRPQVVNFLIANAMFWAEKYHADGIRMDAVASMLYLDYGKNDGEWVANIYGGHENLEAVEFLKHLNSIFKKRRDGAVLIAEESTAWPKITGDVKDGGLGFDYKWNMGWMNDFLGYMQCDPYFRRYHYGELTFSLLYAYSEDFILVFSHDEVVHGKGSMAGKMPGATLEDKYANLRAAYGFMIGHPGKKLLFMGQEFGQMNEWNENTSLEWELLDYPIHKQTRDYVKALNKLYAEYPALSEMDYHPHGFEWIECNNAAENILVFIRKTKKKEETLMFVCNFDTVAHDKFKVGVPFAGRYKEILNSDAKEFGGLGRINIRAKASKKEEINEKANSITINLPPLSVCVFTCTPLAAVSKSAVGRSATTRKTAAGKKTAAEEKAPQVKKASSRNRGNLKVVKQEKGNI, from the coding sequence ATGGATAAAAAATTATATGATTTAATGGATTGGGCAGGTATTGAGGAAATGGTCTATTCAGAGGCGAGACATCCGGAAAACCTTTTAGGGCGTCATGTTCTGGAGGAAGGGGTTTTAATCCAGGCATTTATCCCTACAGCGGAAGCTGTGGCTGTAAAAATATTGTCCACAGGAAAGGTGTATCCAATGAGCTTAGCAGATGACGAAGGATTTTTCGCGGCTCTTCTTCCAAAGAAGACAACGGCCGCTTATACTCTCCAGATAACTTACGACAATGGAAGCCAGGAAGAAGTTTATGATCCATATTCCTTCCCCTCTCAGTTTACAGACTCTGATCTGAAAAAATTTGCTTCCGGAATTCATTACCAGATCTATGAAAAAATGGGAGCTCATCCTATGACTATAGATAAGGTAGAGGGAGTGCTGTTTGTAGTGTGGGCTCCCTGCGCTATGCGCGTCAGCGTAGTAGGAGATTTTAACCTTTGGGACGGCAGACGTCACCAGATGAAGCTTCACGAGGGAAGCGGCGTTTACGAGCTGTTTATTCCAGGATTGAAGGAAGGGGATATTTACAAATACGAAATTAAGAAAATGAACGGAGACCCTGTTTTAAAGGCGGACCCGTACGCCAATTACGCAGAGCTTCGCCCAAACACAGCTTCCGTTGTGTGGAATATTGGAAAATATCAATGGAATGATAAAGAGTGGATGGCAGAGCGGGCTAAAAAAGATTCTAAGAAAAAGCCAATGTCTATTTACGAGCTGCATCTAGGCTCCTGGAAAAGAAAGGAGCATTTGCTGGATAGGGACGGGCTGGAGATTACAGGCTCAGAGTTTTATAACTACAGGGAGATTGCCAAAGATCTGGCGGCTTATGTAAAAGAAATGGGCTACACACATATTGAGCTTATGCCGGTGATGGAGCATCCTTTAGACGCTTCCTGGGGATATCAGGTCAGCGGTTACTATGCGCCTACCAGCCGTTACGGAACCCCTGACGATTTTATGTATTTTATGGACTATATGCACAGCCAGGGCATAGGCGTGATTTTAGACTGGGTTCCGGCTCATTTTCCAAGGGACGCCTGGGGAATGGCGGCTTTTGACGGTACCTGCGTATATGAGCATAAAGACCCGAGACAAGGCTCTCATCCTCACTGGGGCACCTTGATTTATAATTACGGCAGGCCTCAGGTAGTGAATTTTCTGATTGCCAACGCTATGTTCTGGGCGGAAAAATATCATGCAGACGGCATACGCATGGATGCAGTGGCCTCTATGCTGTATTTGGATTACGGTAAAAATGACGGCGAATGGGTGGCCAATATATACGGCGGCCATGAGAACCTGGAGGCCGTAGAGTTTTTAAAGCATTTAAATTCCATATTTAAAAAGAGAAGGGACGGAGCTGTCCTGATTGCAGAGGAATCTACGGCATGGCCTAAGATTACTGGGGATGTGAAGGACGGAGGATTAGGCTTTGACTATAAGTGGAATATGGGCTGGATGAATGATTTTCTGGGATATATGCAGTGCGACCCTTATTTCCGCAGATATCACTATGGGGAACTGACCTTCAGCCTTTTGTATGCCTACAGCGAAGACTTTATTCTGGTATTTTCCCATGATGAAGTGGTTCACGGGAAAGGCTCTATGGCAGGCAAGATGCCGGGAGCTACTTTGGAGGATAAATATGCCAATTTAAGAGCGGCATATGGCTTTATGATAGGACACCCTGGAAAGAAGCTGCTGTTTATGGGCCAGGAATTTGGCCAGATGAACGAATGGAACGAAAATACAAGTCTGGAATGGGAGCTTTTAGACTACCCTATTCATAAACAGACAAGGGACTATGTGAAGGCCTTAAATAAGCTGTATGCAGAGTATCCTGCATTATCAGAAATGGACTATCATCCTCACGGCTTTGAGTGGATTGAGTGCAACAATGCGGCAGAAAACATTTTAGTATTTATCAGGAAAACTAAGAAAAAAGAAGAGACGCTTATGTTTGTCTGCAACTTTGACACAGTGGCCCATGATAAATTTAAGGTAGGCGTTCCCTTTGCCGGCAGATATAAAGAGATTTTAAACAGTGATGCCAAGGAGTTTGGAGGGCTGGGAAGAATCAATATAAGAGCCAAGGCTTCTAAAAAGGAAGAAATCAATGAAAAGGCAAATTCTATTACTATTAATCTTCCTCCTTTAAGCGTATGCGTATTTACATGTACGCCTTTAGCGGCAGTAAGTAAATCAGCAGTAGGCAGGTCTGCCACAACAAGGAAAACGGCTGCCGGGAAAAAGACGGCGGCGGAGGAAAAGGCTCCTCAGGTAAAAAAAGCTTCCTCCAGAAACAGAGGAAACCTGAAGGTGGTAAAACAAGAGAAGGGAAATATATGA
- a CDS encoding lysozyme inhibitor LprI family protein, giving the protein MTIHEDGSFFGVYRDSDMGDIGDGYPNGVVYLSVFEGQLAQPEKVNDYTYSMEIQSIRCENEPDTEEILDGILNRYREPNGIEGTKELLLYLPGAPLAELPEEFLSWVGYYNYSETGETQLPFYGLYNQAAQNGFSSYSVSARENMAKYVEETRKQAEVLENSIKSDILSQSELNITSGQLYTYWDEALNSVWSQLKDTLDKESMEALTAEERKWIGEKDKLVEEVGAMYEGGRIDERKSL; this is encoded by the coding sequence TTGACAATCCATGAGGACGGCAGCTTTTTTGGTGTGTACCGGGACAGCGACATGGGAGATATTGGGGACGGATATCCTAACGGAGTAGTGTATTTATCTGTATTTGAAGGTCAGCTGGCACAGCCTGAGAAAGTAAACGACTATACATATTCCATGGAAATTCAAAGTATCCGCTGTGAAAATGAACCGGACACAGAGGAAATACTGGATGGAATTTTGAATCGTTACAGAGAGCCTAATGGAATTGAGGGAACTAAGGAGCTGCTTCTTTATTTGCCGGGAGCGCCTTTGGCAGAGCTTCCCGAAGAATTTTTAAGCTGGGTGGGATACTATAATTACTCAGAAACCGGGGAGACGCAGCTTCCCTTTTACGGCTTATATAATCAGGCGGCGCAAAACGGTTTTTCCAGCTACAGCGTAAGCGCCAGAGAAAATATGGCGAAATATGTGGAGGAGACCAGGAAGCAGGCGGAAGTTCTGGAGAATTCTATTAAAAGTGATATTCTGTCGCAGTCAGAATTAAATATAACCTCCGGGCAGCTGTATACATACTGGGATGAAGCTTTGAACAGTGTGTGGAGTCAGTTAAAGGATACTCTGGATAAAGAGTCCATGGAAGCTCTTACTGCAGAAGAGAGAAAATGGATTGGAGAAAAGGACAAGCTGGTGGAAGAGGTGGGAGCTATGTATGAAGGCGGCAGAATTGACGAAAGAAAGAGTTTATGA
- a CDS encoding mechanosensitive ion channel family protein, with protein MTEQVQPNVWLEMVKGWVPGITEFGIHLVVAGLILFIGFRIAKIIRKMLDRSFERMDMELSLRKFLLSLAQALLYGIVIFMAAEKIGVKSSSIIALFGSAGLALGLSLQGSLSNFAGGVLILLMRPFKVGDYIISQYGEGKVSAIGLVYTVLHTSDNKRVVIPNGSLSNSPLTNVTGQNVRRVDVLVGIGYSADLKEAKEVIEKIYRTHPLVLQEEPIQTFVSELADSAVMIGGRGWTETDNYWTVLWDITESVKLEFDKRGIEIPFQQMDIHIVSDGNNDEKKQQPAEERRVQIQKRTEKKET; from the coding sequence ATGACAGAGCAGGTACAGCCCAATGTTTGGCTTGAGATGGTAAAAGGGTGGGTGCCGGGAATAACAGAATTTGGAATACATCTTGTGGTTGCAGGTCTGATTCTTTTTATTGGTTTTCGCATTGCAAAAATCATCAGAAAGATGTTGGATAGATCTTTTGAGAGGATGGATATGGAACTGAGCCTGAGAAAGTTTTTGCTTTCTCTGGCTCAGGCCCTGCTTTACGGAATTGTTATCTTTATGGCGGCTGAGAAAATAGGCGTTAAGTCCTCGTCTATAATCGCCCTTTTCGGTTCTGCCGGACTGGCCTTAGGACTTTCCCTTCAGGGAAGTCTGTCTAACTTTGCAGGGGGAGTGCTGATTTTGCTGATGCGCCCTTTCAAAGTAGGAGATTATATTATTTCTCAGTATGGGGAGGGAAAGGTCAGCGCCATCGGTCTGGTATATACAGTTCTGCACACATCTGATAACAAAAGAGTAGTGATTCCCAACGGCAGTCTTTCTAATTCCCCTTTAACAAATGTGACGGGACAGAATGTCCGCCGTGTGGACGTGCTTGTAGGAATCGGTTATTCTGCCGATTTAAAAGAGGCCAAGGAAGTGATCGAAAAAATTTACCGGACGCATCCCCTGGTGCTTCAGGAGGAGCCTATTCAAACCTTTGTGTCCGAACTGGCGGACAGCGCCGTTATGATTGGCGGAAGAGGATGGACAGAAACAGATAACTACTGGACAGTGTTGTGGGATATTACAGAAAGTGTAAAGCTGGAGTTTGATAAAAGGGGAATTGAAATTCCTTTTCAGCAAATGGATATACACATTGTTTCCGACGGAAATAATGATGAAAAAAAGCAGCAACCTGCTGAGGAGCGCAGGGTGCAGATACAGAAGAGAACAGAAAAAAAGGAGACCTGA